Genomic DNA from Vanrija pseudolonga chromosome 3, complete sequence:
AGGTTCGGGTTGGGTGACCTGAGCGGGGGCGGTTTGCGCGGCCGAGGGGTTGAGGGCGTTTGGTGAACGTGGAGGTTCGACAATAGTGGAAGAAGGTGGAGGGGTGGCCGTTTGGAGAGGGTTTATGAGAGGTTTCTCGGACGCAATAGAAGTAGCTCCAGCAGAAGTCTCAGGGGCCGACGCTGCCACGGGTTCTCCCGGGGGATTGGTCAACGCTGGTTCGGCAGACATGTTTGGTAAGGTGGGGGGGACAGCAAGGCGAGTggggcgaggccggcgagagGGGGAGCAgacggcggccagcgagcgagcgagagagcGAGTGTGTCTGTGCGTGCGCTGCAGGGGTGGCGTATGGCGTCAAAGGGTTCGAGGGGTCCAATCGTATGGCCAAGGGACAAAGGAACGACGACCAGAGGGACGAGGTGAGTGGCAAAAACTAAAAAAGTTGGCAGGGGAGCAGACGATGACGTTTATAAAGGTGGAGGGAAGACACAATGACCACGGGTTACcgaccacaacaacaacaatatCGGGCGGTGaccagcgagggcgagggatGAGACGAGACGCGAGGCGCGAAGgagcgtgcgtgtgtgcgtaTGTGAGAGGGGAACGGGCGATAGTGACGGGTGGCGAAGGAAGACACCAAAGAGTCAGCTCCAACTGTTCGTAGCATGCATGGAATCACACGAGGCGCGAGCAAGCACtgtggctgcggcggcctgcCTCGCGCATCTATAACAATAAACCCACCTGATCAAGGTGCTGACTGGTGACGAGATGCGTGGGGGCGCGCTAAGCTCTGGTCACTGGTGGCgtgagggggtggtgggtgcaaAGGGAAGGTGTGTTGCTGGTAGTGAGCGACTGGATTGTGATGGCGAGGGCAACTGTTTAAGCCAACGCCGagttgtgtgtgtgcgtgctaAATGGATGCTAATTGGGGGTTTCTAATGGGTtttggtgtgtgtgtggggtaTCTATGACACTGGATTGTAATGGTGCGAGatgattgttgttgttgttgaacTAGGAgtgaggtggaggtgggtggggtggggtaTGATGGGGGGGGGTTGGAGCTGGTGGAGGCTCGCCAGTCACCGTCGTCACAGAGTGacaaaaaaaaaaaaaagtGACGGCCGAGGGGGGGAAATGGGATTTTTCGAGCCCGGCCCCAATCGGCCCACTCGACTCTTTATAAAGCCAGAGCAAACAAGCGCAAAAGGCGCGGGCACACTCGACGCCACGCACCAAAACAGGCACTCTCTCAAAAAGGCACACCATGGACAGTCAACGCGGCTATTTGATCCCGCAGGGGATACGTAATACTGACTCTCGGCCAATCGGTATTCCCGTCAGTGGCACCATGGATTGCAGGGCGTAGTTGGCCCCAGCACagcgggcggcagcggcgggtcGGAAGATGCAGGGGAGGAAGCAAGGGGGGGAAGATGACCTGGCGCGGGTTACAGCCGTCGATGCGGatgtctgcctgcctgcctgcctgcctgcctgccttctGCACGAGCAAAGAAGGAACGTTGGGGGAGATTCCAGACCTTCGAGTCGTCGGAACAAAGAGGATATCACCCGGTGCTTGGTGCTTGGAGAAGTGGAACAGGCCCGCTGGATCTTGCGTGGGCCACGACGATGCACTGTTGGCTCCTGCCGGCAGTGGGTTGTACCAGCCCCAGGTAGCAAGACTTGACTCGCCTTGACCTAGCCGCTCGCCGTGAAACTGGCCTAAAAGGGAGACACGAGTACAGATGGGGTGTGTATAGAGTGTTGGTGTCAGACTAGActgagtgagtgagtgggtaGAGTGGACACAAAGGTCCAAGGGCGAGTAATGGTTGCTCGCTGGCTAGACGATGTGGACAATGAGATGGATCAGGCTGCAGGCTCGTCGTTGCTGGGTTACAACTCGCTGCAGCCTGTGGGGTCCCATCGGTCGCGCAGCATTCGTGTCACACTAGTGCGAGCCTCATTGACACGCAAGCCATCCTCCAACGGGGGCAAATGTATCAACAGTGCACCATCAGTGGCACCTGGTACAACGACGTCAATGCACCTCaccggcgcgcgacgacgcgaccaccaccatcgtCACCGCCGACATTTACCCATTTCCATCCCCCGGCAACAACATCCACAACCAGCACCTTGCACACACGCCCACACACCCAGCTCGCACCGCGCGACGCACAACCATGGCGACctactcggcctcggtggcggtcggcgaggtgctccGCCAGCCagacgacctcgtcaagctcaCCGCCTATCGCAAcaagctcctcaaggagAAGTCGACGCTCGATGCAAAGCTCACAGAGGGCATGCGCGCCCAGCTGAGCGCAACACGAGACGCGCTTCTCAAACTCCAGGAGTCTCGGTCCGCCGCGTCCATGATCCGCGAAGAGATGATCGAGATTGAAAAGCTCAAGAACaacaaggacgagggcgaggcaTTCGACAAGATCACGCGCGTCTCGACGGTCCACAGAAACTTTGCCCAGACGGCCAAGATGGTCTCGCAGCTCCAGTCCATGGCCGACAAGGTCTATCGCCTCACCGACATGCTGCAGCAGGACATGCACCAGGACGGCGGGCCGATCGGCCCAAGCGCCAACCTGTTGCCCATCCACTTTCAGCTGCACCAGCTCGAGACGTTCATGGGCGAGACGCTGCACGCTGCCAAGCGTGGAGATTCTGCCGACATGAAAGTGCTCAAGGCATGGTTCCagccgctcgagcagctcgggcacgactttgacgactgGCTCTGGCAGCTGGGCGGCAGCATCATCGAGCTCTCGCGCGCGGGTTACGGCGGAACCGTCGTCCGCCTGCTCAAGATTGTCGAGTttgagggcaaggaggaccAGAAGGCCGTGGCGATGAAGCTCATGCGCAaggccgcccagcccgacgcCCAGTCCAACTTTCGCAACAATGCAGCTGCGGCTCGGCATATCAAGAACTACCGGCacaagctgctcgacgcgatGGAGTCGTCGATCAAGCGCGCGTACGACGAGCGGTTCGAGGCGAACCAcaacgacctgctcggcTTCATCGACAGCTTGCAGTTCATCTACAAGGACATTATCCGCATCaagcacgacgtcgagcccCTCTTCCCGCCCGACTATGAGGTTGTCCAGTGGCTCATCAAGCGGTACCATGGCGGCCTGAACACCATCCTCCGCAAGGCGGTGGCGTCTGATCCGCCAGCCGaggtgctcctcgagctgcacgGCTGGACAAAGGAGTACCGCAAGAACAtgaaggagctcgaggtgcCGTCCGCGTGGCTGCAACCaccgctcctcgacggcaagtCGCAGGACCTTATCGAAGACTACGTGCGGCTCATCgtcaccaagctcgacgagtggACCATCAACCTGCAAAAGGAAGAGACGGCCAAGTTCCGCCTacgcacgacggcgccgtcaatggtcgacgagctgtACGGCATGGACGGCGTCAACGACTTCTTCCAGCTCGTCAACCAGCAGATCGACCTGGCGCTCGACTCGAACCAGGGCGCGGTACTGTCGCGCGTCGTGACCGAGTCGGCCAAGGTCATGCGGCGCACGCAGGCCGAGTGGGTGCAGCTTGTGggcagcgaggcgcgcgcccaggccgagaagaagcccGACGAGATCCCCGAAGGCCTGGTCGAGTACGTCATGGCCCTCGCCAACGACCAGCTCCGCGCAGCAGACTACAccgaggcgctgcaggcgcgcctcgagccccTCGTGTCGGACAAGTACAAGGGCGTGATTGTCGAGCGGCTCAACGAGGCGATCGACGGctacctcgacgtcgcgaaGCAGTGCAACGCCGCGCTTGTCAGCTTTGTGTTCAACGACCTGCGGCCGGCCACGCGCCAGCTCTTCCAGCAGGCATGGTACCAGGACGGCCTGCTGCAGCAGATTATCGAGACAATGCGCGACTACTTGTCAGACTACCAGTCGCACCTCAACCCGTCAATCTACGACATTCTCGTCGAGGACATGCTCGACGCCTTCCTGATCATGTACCTGACGTCTAtccggcgcgcgcccgcaAACTCGCTCCGCATGccgatggcgtcgacgcgcttcCAGAACGACGTGGCGGCCGCGTTCGACTTCTTCGCCAAGCACAAggcgcccgccgagctcgaggtaAACTTCCAGGTCATGGACCAGGTCGCGTCCATGCTCTCTGCGTCCGAGGAGATGGTCTTTATGGACTACTATTCCTTTGCGCAGATGCACGGCCCGCAGTTCGGGTttgtcgaggcgctcctccgcgcccgcgacgacctcgaccgctCGGGCGTCTCGGATATCATGGACATAATCaggcgccgcgtcgccgacgacaacatTACCGACCCGCCAGAACCGACCATCATGGTGAGTTGGAAGAAGCAGGAGCCAGTGCTGACAATGCCCAGGTCAAGGTGCAGGGCAACAAGGGCGGCCTGGCGGCCAACCTCACAAACCTCGGCAACCTTACTGCAAACTACgcggccaacctcgccgacaaggccggcaaCATTGCCAAGGGCGCGGGCAGGTCGACGGGCCGTATCTAGATGGGTGGATCCCAGCATTCTTGGAGTCACAGACAGCCACTGTATATCACAATTGTCATGCCGCACGAGAGCGCTTCTAATGCACATTGTATGTATGAATCCGGTGCTACTACGACTAGTTAGTCGACCTTTGCCTTGTCCGAGCCGGGCTGGGTGGCGCGGTTGGGcaacgcggcggccagcgcgtcgatcTTGGCGAACTGGTGGTCGAAGCGCGACGGGTAGAGGAAGGGGCGCATGTCGAAGCGGTTGTCTTCGGGGCTGTAGGATTCCTGTGAGGTCAGCAGGTGCCTACCAAGCTCAAACGGGCCACCTACCATGTGAACCGATGGCGTGAGAGTCGTCCTGCGAGGTCAGTGGGGCATGCCAAAGCGAGACTCACATCTTGTGACGGTTGATGGCGTGCGTGAACCAGAAGTGCTTGACCTTGTCGGCAATCTGGAGAGTTAGTATGGTCCCAGACGACCAAACTCACCTCTGTTGGCGACAAGAACGTGCCCCACTCCTGCACAAGCTTTCCGAACATGCTGAACGGTCCGCACTTCTCCACCTTGCGCAGGCGGCCGAAGACCGAGAGCTCGTCGTACGTCATGCccatctcgacctcgtccgaCTGGACGGTcgtgccctcgccaagggggatgagctcggcggACGGGACAGCGTCGAGGAAGCTCGCGAGGATGGGCAGGTCAAACTCCTTCTGCGCGTACGCGATGAAGCGCTTCAGGTCGGTCTTGGAGATACCGCCGATGGGGTTGacgtcggcgctcgagcagctggcagAGTTAGACGGGCTGAGGTCTTTGCAACTCACTCGTATTTCGTCAGGTAGCCGCGCAAGCTCTCGTCGACGTTGGCActgccaaggacgaggaggccacCGACTTTGCCGCGCGCCCAGGGGAGGAGCTGAGCAAAAGTGTAGCCAATAACCATGCGGAGTCGGGCCTGGATGTTCTGCAGCGCGAGGTTCTCGGCATTGGAGCCACCGTGGACCTTGAACTGGGGCGTCTTGCCCGTGAACATGGAGAAGATGCCAGTAACGGCAGCGACTGCCGTGTCCATGTTGAGGTCGACGTGGTAGCTGCGATGTCAGAGTTGCTCGTTTGTGGAGCCGTGACAACTCACGCCCcaatggcctcggcgaggtcctTGGCCCTCTtgcgcgtctcggcgctcgagTTCTGCGTGCCCATGTAGCAGGTGTGGAAGATGCGGTTGCAGAActccttggcgtcggtgggGAGGTAGGCAGAGTCCTCTGGCTCGCCAGTCAtgcggcgggcgtcggcaaTGACCTGCTTGTCTTGGTATCGTCAGCCATGCTCTGCTAGCAGCACGACTCTACTCACTtccctcggccgcggccttggcAACAAGACGACACATCGAGTGGACGATAACAGCCGTCGCGCACGAGTCGATACCACCACTCAAGGGGACAAAGTATCCCTGTGTCTTCGAGCGGCGGAGGTAGTCCCACAGCCAACATGCGGGGCCGAGTCTGATCATCAGTATGGGTCAGAACTGAGGCTGTCACCCAcgcaatctcctcctcgggaGTGTGGTACACAATGTCGACCTTGCCAGGCGCCTtggtctcctcctcgccgataCGCAGGCCCtgaccgccgtcgaggcgcgtGTCGACATAGTACCGCTCAAACGGCTCCGTCTGGGCGGCCTGCATGCGTCGGCTGGAGCCAGTACGGTGGGCACGGACGGCCTCAAGGTCGATCGTGGCGGtgacgacctcgacttcGTTGAGCGAGAACTGCGAGCCGCGGGCGAGGATCTGGCCATTAAGGGCGATAagcgacgcgccgtcgtAGTACAGCCTGTCGCCGTCACATCCCTGCTGGTTGGCGTAGAGGTagatgccgccgagctgcgttGTTAGCGGAACCACGGCGAAGGCCAACAAACCTTCATGGTCGCCTCCTTGAtcagctcgacgcggcggttGAGCTTCCTCAGCTCGTGGTGGCTCGCCGACGAGTTGGTGAAGATCTCGACACCATCCAGGCCCATGGCGATGTGGGGGCTGCTGTAAGCTGGAGATGTGGACTTAGTAGCTCACGAGTTGGGTGTGAAGAGCTCCTCGCAGGTCTCGACGCCAATGACCGTGTCCTCGGTcgtgacgacggcgtcgccgaaGGGAACGTGGGTCTGGGCGTTAGCTAACTCGAACCTTTCAGCAGCTACTCACCTGCCCGGTGATCTTGCGGATAATGCCAGGGAGAGAGTGCTTCTCCGTCTGGCGGTGCTTGTCCCAAGGGGTGAAGTGACgaagctcgcgctggcgggtTAGGGCTACCGTTGCAACAAACCCACGTAGTTGCCGTCGTTGGCCATCCACATCTTGGGGCGAATGAGCACAATCTTGCCATTGTAGATGATGACTCTGCAGTTGTAGTTGCTGTTCTTGTGGGTAATGGGCCTGGCATCACGTCAGCTTGGCTTCGTTGCCACCAAGCGGGGAGCACGCACATGCCGATATCGCAGACGATGCCCTGCGCGTCGGGGCTCTGGAGGATCTGCCCGAGCACCTCCCACGAGTGGAGGATGATGTCGCCTGGGCGCGGTTAGTGATGGTCACGACGGCTCACACACCCTCGAGGAAGTGGTCGAGACAGCCATAGCCTGGCACCTCGAGCTCTGGGCCcacgcgcagcgtcgcgccgcgcgccttggcgatcGCGATGGACGCGAGGATGCGCTCGCAGTTGCCCGTGAAGTCGAGCGCCCACTGGCGGAGCTGGCACGTAGCGACCGTGACTAGGTGCATCGTGGTGGAGTAGTGGGTGTTGTTGTGAGGTTGCGGCAGGAATGCGCGATGGCTTATGGCTCACGGCTCACCCGAGAGCCGATCCAAGTCGAGTAGAGTAGagaggtggaggcggggtATCACACGTCATTTGATAAGCCGCGTGGGCGAGTGGCTCGCGCGTGTTCaggcctccgccgcgccatGTTGAACTTGTTCATCGCGACGACAACTGTTGCCAACTTCATCTATACGCAACAATGGGCGAGCAGCAGATCCAGATCACAGACCTCGACCCCAACCAACTGCAGGAGGTCAagaagcagctcgacgaggtaggTGTTGACGTCTCGGCTgtgccgcctcgcctcgctcacacccaccagGAGCTCGACCACTTGACCAACTCGTTCGGCCAGCTCAAGCAGGCGCAGTCCAAGTTCCGCTCGTGTGTGGCCGACGTTGACGAGCTCACACCTGCGTCTGAGAGTGGGTGCTGTCGAGGAATCGAAAAACAGCACTGACACGCGCAGACAAGGAGGTGCTCATCCCCCTCACGTCCTCGCTCTACGTCCCCGGCAAGCTCACAGACGtgagcagcgtcgtcgtcgacgtcggaaCAGGATACTACGTCAAGAAGGTGAGCTGAGAAGGCTGCCGAGACTGTCCAGCTCGCTgacgcgacgcgcacagACCCGGGCAGAGGCCTCGGCGCACtacgccgccaaggccgagtttGTCGGCAAGAACCTCGAGACGCTCCAGAAGACGATTGAGCGCAAGCAGGAGAACGTCCAGAGCGTCGTGCAGGTCCTGCAGATGaagctccagcagcagcagggcggccAGGGCCAGGCCAAGGCGTGAGCACACGAGTAGAGCAGCAAGCACGAGCATCCACATTTGTACCCTGCATGTATACCCATCTACATTTTTGCCAAGAAGGAAGCtagcgacgcggcggaggcTACGCCGGGACTCCGACACCGATGCGGCGGCGCATGTGCCACTGGAGCTCGAGGTAGTGAGGCTCGTTTTCTGGCGTCACGAGGCCGTGGCGCACGAGGAAGTcgatgaggatgaggccGCAGTTGGGCTTGAACTCGCCTGCGCGGAGGGCCTTGATCACGTCGGGGACGGTCCAGAGCTGGGTGTGAGTGAGGATACGGTACAGCAAGCTTACCGAGAAggactcgacctcgtcgtcgtgggggCGGGGTAGGACATAGTCGGGTGAGTCACGCGCTGGGAGAGGGAGGTCGTAGAGGTACCTGCGGTCAGCTAACACCAGAATATGCCAGCTCACTCGATCTCTGCGGACTGTCAGATATGATCATATCCACACGCCAATCGCAACTGACCTGGCTGGAGGAAGCCTGCGGAGGTGATGTAGAAGTaggtcgcggcgccgacgttgCGCAGCCTGGAGCGCACGAGGCTCTCGGGGAGGGAAGCCTCCTCGTCGCACTCCTTGACCATGGTCTCGATCGGGTTGAGCCCATCGGTGATGCCTCCCGCGACGGTCTGCGGGGTTAGCTTacaccgacctcgacaatctcgaAGCTGTACCCACATTGTCGAGCATGCTAGGCCAGGTGGCCTTTGTCGGGCTTCGGCGCGGCACCCAGATCTTCATGTCGGCGCCCTGACCCTCGTACGCTGCGCAGGTGAGCATGGGAGGTTCTAACGTCACCTACCCGTCATGTGAACGCCGAAGGTCGCAAAGCCGAAGAgagcgcaggcggcgcgctcgcatGCGAACGCAGTGTTGCTGAACGCTCCGGTCGGCTTGGCGAGGGCACTCGACTTGGGCGAGGCGTAAATCGTGTACAGTTCATTGCGCCATCCTGGCGGGTTAGCAGCTTCCTGCACAAGAAACCCACCATCCAGAGCCTCGGGGAACTTGCCAGCGGCCTTCCACTTtgccgcgacgtcggcgatggcCTTGCTCATCGCCTCGCGGCCCTTTGCCCGGACGGCTGGAGAGAAGGCGACGCAGACGATCTTGCTGTCATGGCGATGGGGATCGGCGCGAAAGAACGTCCAGGGGGATTCTGATCCGCTAGCAGCGTGCTCTTCGAGCAAGGCGGCGAGGATCTGGGGTCGCAGCAGGCCGACGGGTGGGAGATCGAGGGCGTGATCGGCTGGGCTAAGGTGGAAGGGGATGTACTGCTCGTTGGTGAGCGGGTTCCGCACCGGATAGGGGTGGTATGGGTGCAGGGGAAAGTTGTCTgccgcgaggacgacggggaGGAGCGAGTCTGCCGTCGACATGATGGCTGGCTGGGAGGGGTTGGAACAATAGAGTCAAGAGGTGGAGGTCGAGTTCCGAGCAGCACACACAGTGACCGTTGTGGGACAGGCTGCTGTCGTGATGACTGTGGGGACCCCGCCGGCCTGATGACACTGTGTGCCTGGCGTCGTGTGTGGCACTTTTTTTTCGCTGGTCGGGGTATGTCGCCCCCGCAGTTTGATCGAAGAACCCGAGAGGAGGACGTCACGACGGGGCGTTTTGGGTGggcgcgatggcggcggcgaggcggcggcatggcgcaCGCGCGGGGGCGGTGAACGGGCTTGAGGCGCACGGTGCGCAGCCGTGGCCGGCATGACAATGATGtggaaggaaggaaggggaGATCTGGCACTATTGCTTGTTGCCGAGTCACCCctagccagccaggcgcAGAGCAGGCATTAAGGGTctgtgcgtcgtcgttggcctcCATCCATCCAGGGTGCAACGGCGGTTGTGCGACGACACTGCACCTGGCGACACACCAAACAGCCGTCAGTTCCGGGTTCCAGAAACTGTTACCGCTCAATGTTAATACAACTTATGCACCTGGCCGACCTGGATGGTGTCTGGCTGGACATTCAAAGGCGGGTCGGGTCGGGTCTGGAGCGCGGGGCCAGCCGCCcgtcacacacacacacacgcgtGCTCGTGTTTACTCTGACACATGCATCTGCATCCATCCATCCGCATCCATTCACCGCACCCGTCCACCATGTATGGAATGCAAAGAAGCGT
This window encodes:
- the QNS1 gene encoding Glutamine-dependent NAD(+) synthetase; protein product: MHLVTVATCQLRQWALDFTGNCERILASIAIAKARGATLRVGPELEVPGYGCLDHFLEGDIILHSWEVLGQILQSPDAQGIVCDIGMPITHKNSNYNCRVIIYNGKIVLIRPKMWMANDGNYRELRHFTPWDKHRQTEKHSLPGIIRKITGQTHVPFGDAVVTTEDTVIGVETCEELFTPNSPHIAMGLDGVEIFTNSSASHHELRKLNRRVELIKEATMKLGGIYLYANQQGCDGDRLYYDGASLIALNGQILARGSQFSLNEVEVVTATIDLEAVRAHRTGSSRRMQAAQTEPFERYYVDTRLDGGQGLRIGEEETKAPGKVDIVYHTPEEEIALGPACWLWDYLRRSKTQGYFVPLSGGIDSCATAVIVHSMCRLVAKAAAEGNKQVIADARRMTGEPEDSAYLPTDAKEFCNRIFHTCYMGTQNSSAETRKRAKDLAEAIGAYHVDLNMDTAVAAVTGIFSMFTGKTPQFKVHGGSNAENLALQNIQARLRMVIGYTFAQLLPWARGKVGGLLVLGSANVDESLRGYLTKYDCSSADVNPIGGISKTDLKRFIAYAQKEFDLPILASFLDAVPSAELIPLGEGTTVQSDEVEMGMTYDELSVFGRLRKVEKCGPFSMFGKLVQEWGTFLSPTEIADKVKHFWFTHAINRHKMTTLTPSVHMESYSPEDNRFDMRPFLYPSRFDHQFAKIDALAAALPNRATQPGSDKAKVD
- the YJR142W gene encoding putative protein, whose amino-acid sequence is MSTADSLLPVVLAADNFPLHPYHPYPVRNPLTNEQYIPFHLSPADHALDLPPVGLLRPQILAALLEEHAASGSESPWTFFRADPHRHDSKIVCVAFSPAVRAKGREAMSKAIADVAAKWKAAGKFPEALDGWRNELYTIYASPKSSALAKPTGAFSNTAFACERAACALFGFATFGVHMTAYEGQGADMKIWVPRRSPTKATWPSMLDNTVAGGITDGLNPIETMVKECDEEASLPESLVRSRLRNVGAATYFYITSAGFLQPEIEYLYDLPLPARDSPDYVLPRPHDDEVESFSLWTVPDVIKALRAGEFKPNCGLILIDFLVRHGLVTPENEPHYLELQWHMRRRIGVGVPA
- the bob1 gene encoding putative prefoldin subunit 5, translated to MGEQQIQITDLDPNQLQEVKKQLDEVGVDVSAVPPRLAHTHQELDHLTNSFGQLKQAQSKFRSCVADVDELTPASENKEVLIPLTSSLYVPGKLTDVSSVVVDVGTGYYVKKTRAEASAHYAAKAEFVGKNLETLQKTIERKQENVQSVVQVLQMKLQQQQGGQGQAKA
- the sec6 gene encoding Exocyst complex component sec6 — protein: MATYSASVAVGEVLRQPDDLVKLTAYRNKLLKEKSTLDAKLTEGMRAQLSATRDALLKLQESRSAASMIREEMIEIEKLKNNKDEGEAFDKITRVSTVHRNFAQTAKMVSQLQSMADKVYRLTDMLQQDMHQDGGPIGPSANLLPIHFQLHQLETFMGETLHAAKRGDSADMKVLKAWFQPLEQLGHDFDDWLWQLGGSIIELSRAGYGGTVVRLLKIVEFEGKEDQKAVAMKLMRKAAQPDAQSNFRNNAAAARHIKNYRHKLLDAMESSIKRAYDERFEANHNDLLGFIDSLQFIYKDIIRIKHDVEPLFPPDYEVVQWLIKRYHGGLNTILRKAVASDPPAEVLLELHGWTKEYRKNMKELEVPSAWLQPPLLDGKSQDLIEDYVRLIVTKLDEWTINLQKEETAKFRLRTTAPSMVDELYGMDGVNDFFQLVNQQIDLALDSNQGAVLSRVVTESAKVMRRTQAEWVQLVGSEARAQAEKKPDEIPEGLVEYVMALANDQLRAADYTEALQARLEPLVSDKYKGVIVERLNEAIDGYLDVAKQCNAALVSFVFNDLRPATRQLFQQAWYQDGLLQQIIETMRDYLSDYQSHLNPSIYDILVEDMLDAFLIMYLTSIRRAPANSLRMPMASTRFQNDVAAAFDFFAKHKAPAELEVNFQVMDQVASMLSASEEMVFMDYYSFAQMHGPQFGFVEALLRARDDLDRSGVSDIMDIIRRRVADDNITDPPEPTIMVKVQGNKGGLAANLTNLGNLTANYAANLADKAGNIAKGAGRSTGRI